The sequence below is a genomic window from Lampris incognitus isolate fLamInc1 chromosome 18, fLamInc1.hap2, whole genome shotgun sequence.
cttagTTTTACACTTACGCATGCATTAtgtgttgattgtgctgcaaatgtgtctagttgtatttttatatatatatttgtttttataCCACGGCATTTGCACTTAATttcattgtacagctgtgcaatgacaaattaaggcatgcattcatgcattcattcagaaagggccggtgggggtgcaggtctttgttccaaccaagcagttacacacctggttcTGTTAGTCAGCCAGTGCTAAGGACCTTGGTTTGCAGACTCAGGtgtgtctttgctaaggaccttggttTGCAGACTCAGGTGTGTCTTTGAAGGACCTTGGTTTGCAGACTCAGGTGTGTCTTCGAAGGACCTTGGTTTGCAGACTCAGGTGTGTCTTTGAAGGACCTTGGTTTGCAGACTCAGGTGTGTCTTTAGAGGACCTTGGTTTGCAGACTCAGGTGTGTCTTTGAAGGACCTTGGTTTGCAGACTCAGGTGTGTTTTTGAAGGACCTTGGTTTGCAGACTCAGGTGTGTCTTTAGAGGACCTTGGTTTGCAGACTCAGGtgtgtctttgctaaggaccttggttTGCAGACTCAGGTGTGTCTTTGAAGGACCTTGGTTGCAGACTCAGGtgtgtctttgctaaggaccttggttTGCAGACTCAGGtgtgtctttgctaaggaccttggttTGCAGACTCAGGTGTGTTacggcttggttggaacaaagatctgcacccccaccggccctttctgggtcaCGCTGCCCATCATCCCTGACCTGGAACAACCAAAACACTGCGTTCCTTCCGAAACTATACTTTTATAACGTGTACTGAAGTACACCTAAATATAAGGGAAGTAAAGATGTAGTTATTATACTATCATGTCTCTGTTTGGGACGAAATTGCCCCTTTTTGTAGTTTATAGACGTATACATGTATGTGTACTTGTTAAAGTCAATAGAAAGTATTCCTGCAAACCGTCTGGACTACGTATTACTATTCAAGTGTACCTTTTGCAATTacaacaaatgtgaaataaaagtACACTGGCTTGTTGTCTAAGGTATTACACGTGGTCATGGCGGTGGCCCGAGGGCTGCAGGCTGCAGAAGTACGAAGTAGTTCTGCAGAACTAAACGTCACCAGACGTGAGGACACCAGCTCCTCTACGTTCCCTGCGACAGGCGCAGAGCGACCCTACTGAGGGCAGACTGGCCCAGACACGTCCGCTACAGCCCGCTGCCACCACCACATACCCCGCCAGCCTGGTCCGGTCTGGTCTGGTCCGGTCCGGTCTGGCCTGGCCTCTCACCGTGTCCCGCCGCGTGGTTCGCCCGGCGACAAGCCGATCCGCTGGGTTTACCCTGGTTCGATGGGTTCTGTTTTAtctttccttcctttccttctctctctctctctctctctctctctctctctctccctctccctctccttccacCGCTCGCTTCCGCATCCACCTCTCCCCGACTCCGCCCACAGGTGTAGCGCGTCAGTAGGAGACCGGTGGGAGCTTCGTAGGCCGTCCCGCCTAAGgcaggggtcggcggttcgagtccccgtgtaaccctccccccccccccacccgacgGTGGAAAACGGCGTTCAGcgttcaatcaataaatcaatcaaccgTTCGATTAATAAAAGCAGAGGACGGGAGAAACACGCCCGGGGAGAGTAAACCGTGACGTCACCAGGCGGCGAAACAGTGTGAAACAAGACGAAAGCGGCGTTGCGGAGGGGGGAAAACAGCAGTGCGCATGCGTAAACGCGAACACCTGGCGGCGCCACTTATAATCAGGTAACTGCTGCGCGAGGGGCCTGGCTGGCGTCGTTTCAGCCGTATTACCGTCGTATAAGCGGGCGTAAGGCGGCGAGACCGGTCTGTCAGGACCCCGAACAGCATGGACGAGACGCGCCAAACAGGTACCCGCACAGATAGGTCGGTTCCGGGGTGACTCCGGCTGGACCGGGTGGAACTACCAGTTAACAAACTGGTAACAGTCGGAAGACCTGCTACCAGTTAACAAACGTACCAGTCGGAAGACCTGCTACCAGTTAACAAACTGGTAACAGTCGGAAGACCTGCTACCAGTTAACAAACTGGTAACAGTCGGAAGACCTGTTACCAGTTAACAAACTGGTACCAGTCGGAAGACCTGCTACCAGTTAACAAACTGGTACCAGTCGGAAGACCTGCTACCAGTTAACAAACTGGTAACAGTCGGAAGACCTGCTACCAGTTAACAAACGTACCAGTCGGAAGACCTGTTACCAGTTAACAAACTGGTACCAGTCGGAAGACCTGTTACCAGTTAACAAACTGGTAACAGTCGGAAGACCTGCTACCAGTTAACAAACGTACCAGTCGGAAGACCTGTTACCAGTTAACAAACTGGTACCAGTCGGAAGACCTGTTACCGGTTAACAACAGTCGGAAGACCTGTTACCAGTTAACAAACTGGTACCAGTCGGAAGACCTGTTACCAGTTAACAACAGTCGGAAGACCTGCTACCAGTTAACAACAGTCGGAAGACCTGCTACCAGTTAACAAACTGGTAACAGTCGGAAGACCTGCTAACAGTTAACAAACTGGTAACAGTCGGAAGACCTGCTACCAGTTAACAAACTGGTAACAGTCGGAAGACCTGCTACCAGTTAACAAACTGGTAACAGTCGGAAGACCTGCTAACAGTTAACAAACTGGTAACAGTCGGAAGACCTGCTACCAGTTAACAAACTGGTAACAGTCGGAAGACCTGCTACCAGTTAACAAACTGGTAACAGTCGGAAGACCTGCTAACAGTTAACAAACTGGTAACAGTCGGAAGACCTGCTACCAGTTAACAAACTGGTAACAGTCGGAAGACCTGCTACCAGTTAACAAACTGGTACCAGTCGGAAGACCTGCTACCAGTTAATAAACTGGTACCAGTCGGAAGACCTGTTACCAGTTAACAAACTGGTAACAGTTAACAAACTGGTAACAGTCGGAAGACCTGCTACCAGTTAACAAACTGGGACCAGTCGGAAGATCTGCTACCAGTTAACAAACTGGTACCAGTCGGAAGACCTGTTACCAGTTAACAAACTGGTACCAGTCGGAAGACCTGCTACCAGTTAACAAACTGGTACCAGTCGGAAGACCTGTTAAACTGGTAACAGTCGGACGACCTGTTAAACTGGTAACAGTCGGACGACCTGCTACCAGTTAACAAACTGGTAACAGTTAACAAACTGGTAACAGTCGGAAGACCTGCTACCAGTTAACAAACTGGGACCAGTCGGAAGATCTGCTACCAGTTAACAAACTGGTACCAGTCGGAAGACCTGTTACCAGTTAACAAACTGGTACCAGTCGGAAGACCTGCTACCAGTTAACAAACTGGTACCAGTCGGAAGACCTGTTAAACTGGTACCAGTCGGAAGACCTGTTAAACTGGTAACAGTCGGACGACCTGCTACCAGTTAACAAACTGGTAACAGTCGGAAGACCTGTTAAACTGGTAACAGTCGGAAGACCTGCTACAAGTTAACAAACTGGTACCAGTCGGAAGACCTGCTACAAGTTAACAAACTGGTACCAGTCGGAAGAGCTGCTACTTTGTATCCCAGAGCACTTGTTCTCTCCTCCCTGCTGGCCGTGGTCTCGGGGGTCTTAACgtttacgcgtgtgtgtgtgtgtgtgtgtgtgtgcgcgtgtgtgcgcgtgtgtgtgtgcgcgtgcgcgtgtgtgtgcgcgtgtgcttaTTCGCCAGATGTGCCTCATTCTTCAGGGGCTGAAATGTATCCGGATTCCTACGAGGTGCCCTTACTCCTGGAGGAGAACAAGGAGAACGTGGAGAGGCGCTCTATATATCACATCAACCAGAACCAGGGTATGGCGAGAGGAGTGTGTTGAGCTTTTATCCTGAATGTCTTTTATGCAAAGTGACTTAAGACGGCGGCGCGGTGGTCatcgcggtcgcctcgcagcaagaaggtcctgggttcgagccccgaggtggtccaaccttgggggttgtggtgtattggatcgagcactcggtgctcgattgtgttggactgtcaccactaccgagttctgtaatacactggtcgggcctagtagtgtgtgatgtctccgtcagtaaagatcagacttgtgccgcatcctcgtctccgtgtacttatatatatattagtgattaagttagtaacccacgaatagtaacactacaatagtgtacataagagaagtcacaacaggggtggtcccgggtcgtcctctgtgtggagtttacatgttctcccccgtgtctgggtgggtttcctccgggggctccggtttccccccacagtccaaagacctgtaggtcaggtgactcgaagacatgtaggtcaggtgactcggccgtactaacttgttcctaggtctctctctctctctctctctctctctctctctctctctctctctctcggccctgtgtgatggcctggcggcctgtccagggtggggtgtctccagcatccctgccaccctgagagcagggtgtcTCTCATAACCAGACTTCATGGTATGTTTACCGGTGGTggtgagcagcagcagcatcgcAGTACACAGTAGATGTACACTGACGCCCATCAGTATAACAACCATGCCATGAGTGAGTGTGAATTGTCAGATGCAGGGAGGACACATCACTGGACAGGAATAAGAACGCTGTCTAACTATGTAAGGACGCAATAGTAATAGCTGACATGATAAAGATTATTCATACTGGCGGCAAAGTGCCGCCAGAGGCCTTTTAAGGATGAAGGTCGACCTGGAGGAGATGCCcttctttgttctctctctctctctctgtcaagatGACGTAGATTTGATTGAAACTGTTGTGAGAGGTTTTGGGAATCTCTCAGCCGCTAAAGTAAATTGGGCAAAAAGTTTAGCCTTGGCGGTCGGAAAGTGGTCCGCAGGTCTCCCTGAGCTGCCAGGAGGGCTCCGTTGGGAGAGGGGAGGTTTCAAGGACCTGGGAGTGTTTCTAGGTGATGACCAGACTGTTGAggaaaaactggggggggggggggggttagaaaagTGGAGATGGCTGTTGCCACGGATGTCTTGCAGAGGAAGAGGTTTGATTGTTCATGGTTTGGCGGCCTCCACCCTCTGGCACGAGCTAACGTGTATGaaacccccaccccgcccccgccGGATTGCTAAAAAACAAGTACAGTCTGCTCTGGTGAACTTCTTAGGGGATAAACTGCACTGGGTACCACAGAGTGCACCACACCCACCAGAAGTGGAGGGAGGGCAGGGTTTGGTGCATCTAGAGAGCAGCGTATAGCAGCTTCTAGACTACAGTTCATGCAGCCTTGCCTCACtgggactgatgatgtgctgtggagacctctcatgagcatcattttaaagaaggtacaggGTTTGGGTTGAGACGCTTCTTTGTTTTAAACCGACTTCGTTTTTAAGAGCGTGCATGACCCGCGACCTTTCCATCGAGGACTGTTCAGAGCCTGGACTCTCTGTaagtggtgcagactggagccGACGGCGTCTGTTTTGGTTCCTGGAAGAGCCTCCGTGGGGCCAGGCTGGACATTCAGGATGACCGCAAACCAGGTCTCAACTGGAGGCTATGCTCAGCTGGAGTGGTTAAATTGAAGCGCATAGCGGGTGCTGCAGGTCTGAAGCTTCTTGACACTTGAGGCAGCggcttcactgctgggcttgaggGTCCAGCAGACACACTAGAGACTTCCTGAATGCGTGGATTATAAGACTCCCCAGGCAGGAACTGAACACGCTGTAAGACTATGTCGTTGGGGCTGAGACTCCTGATCGTGGAGATTCTTTCCCTGAGTTGGGTCTCCAAATGGACCAGACGTGGGCTAACGGGACCTCTGCTGGTCTCAAATTTGGCTACTAAAATGGACCTTTGCATGTTAGATGGGAAAGTCTTGTacaagtgttgtgttgtagccatgAACAAAAGAATGCTGACGAGAGAGAAAGGACACTGTATGGAGAAAGAGGTCaaaagtggcagatgattgtagGCCTGTGTGGAGGGTGCTGTATAAAGCCCTGCTGAGCACAAGGTCAGCTGACCTGCAGTGGAGGATCCTACAGGGAGAGCTGGCAGTCAATATTTTCTCCCCAAATGCATCTGGCtagttaacccactcttccgagccatcccggtcgctgctccacccgctctgcagactcccacatgcctcctctgatacatgtggagtcgccagccgcttattcaggcgaacaggcgccccgaccgaccagaggaggggctagtgcagcgaccaggacacataccctcatctgtcttcccacctgcagacacagccagttgtgtctgtagtgacacctgaccaggccggaggtaacgcggggattcgagccggtgatccccatgttggtaggcaacggaatagaccgccacgccgcccggacaccCTTGGATATGCCATTGTtgaagttttgttttatgtaaaataaagagttgtttaaaattcaaatcccctctctctctctctctcgtctgctTCAGAGTCGGTGATGGCGGAGCCGCCTCAGTACAGCCCCATCATCCTGATCAACAACCTGAGGACTCACCTGTACGTCTCGCTGGAGAAGAACACCTGGCTGCAGAAACGCatcgaggagctggaggacgaGCGTAACTTCCTGCGCTGTCAGCTGGACCGCTTCATCGTCGGCATGAGGAGCCAGGAGGGTGAGGCTGCATATTAGAGCTGGAATCTGCGACTTTTCTCCCTTAATAAATCTTTATTTCCCCCATGTGTATGAAGGAGTCGGGTTCCATAATAATACCCAGCCATCTTTCCCATGGTTGGAGACGCTCTCCATCCTCCATATACCGCTGTTGAGATGTTTTGACTGGGTAGGACAAgtactggtgcagcggcaaacgcATAAGGGTTGGAAAAGAGATGGAAACataatgctgatgtgtccatgacaaccaatatgactgtacaacagtgttcccatatagtgtgatgtagtttgtagtACATCATAGtacatcagactgtctgtgttagctttggtctcaggatccatttttacaagggtgggaactgtttactgctgagttgATGGCACACCAGCCGCAactgctgctacaccttgtttgtagtcctgctacagctggtttgtagtcctgctacagctGGTTTgttgtcctgctacaccttgtttgtagtcctgctacagccGGTTTgttgtcctgctacaccttgtttgtagtcctgctacagccggtttgtagtcctgctacagctggtttgtagtcctgctacaccttgtttgtagtcctgctacacctggtttgtagtcctgctacacctggtttgtagtcctgctacacctggtttgcagTCCCAGAAAATCGgtgtcaacaggtctgtttctctctgcctcctacatcaacTATATCACAACATTGTTCTACTGGAAGACAgtatctgtctgtccaacacatggccggattaacccaccagggggccctagGGCACGCACGTCCATCCCCCCCGcgccccatcagataggctacgcaaacgatactgaacattgttaaatgtaaaactaatgcaaatacccaacatggtagtcgacgctatgccaatctgcatgggattcggatggcgactacaaagtacaacacaattttgaatcgcaaagcaaacagagatgagaatagcagctcaccgCATCGCACACATATTGTGaggccttcttcccacttacaacggcttaccgggaggaaataaatgtttgtttcagagcaaataatttagtgaaatatggccATGTTTTAGTAAAACTgtctgtttaattatttttcagtttgggcattctagctagcacatttgcTTAAcgatacacaatgaaacaatgaatttgATCATAATCATCGAGTTTGCGCTGtcagactttgttgcactctcaacGCTACAATGTAAACACTAGACACATGTTGCACTCTTAATTGCTACAATGTAAACACTAGACACATGTTGCACTCTTAATTGCTACAATGTAAACGCAAGGCGCAAACTCTTCAAACTGGCATTGTGATATAtttagaaccccccccccgacataTTTAGTACGTTTATATTTGTAATATCTGTGGCTCTGCTTCAAACGAGTCCCTAGCAACCGAAAAAGGCTTCCGCTTCGACTCCAGGTTTCTTATCCTGCCTATGTCGCAGACTGTGAAAGTATGATGATGTTATGGTGATACTACACAAAGTTAAGTCACTCATATAATGTGAATTGCTTCAGTCCAATTATTTCAGGTCACTTGCATCAATGGAgaaatcagtagagactgtagcttggggccccgcatcaatagagactttgtaccttggggccctgcatcagtagagactgtaccttggggccctgcatcagtagagactgtatcttggagccctgcatcagtagagactgtagcttggggccctgcatcagtagagactgtagcttggggccctgcatcagtagagactgtagcatggggccccgcatcaatagagactttgtaccttggggccctgcatcagtagagactgtagcatggggccctgcatcaatagagactttgtaccttggggccctgcatcagtagagactgtagcttggggccctgcatcagtagagactgtatcttggggccccgcatcagtagaggctgtaccttggggccccgcatcaatagagactttgtaccttggggccccgcatcagtagaggctgtaccttggggccccgcatcaatagagactttgtagcttggggccccgcatcagtagaggctgtagcttggggccccctgcgtcaatagagactttgtagcttggggccccgcatcagtagaggcATTaccttggggccccgcatcaatagagactttgtagcttggggccccgcatcagtagaggctgtagcttggggccccctgcGTCAAGAGACTAGCTTAGGCCTTGCAttgcgacgcagggttggaacaaacatcccttgtagggtatgattggggatccctactatacgcgaaaACAATACCCCTGACTTTTTGGGGCCCCTTGTGGTccagggccccggggcactcgcccggcatgcccggtccgtaatccccTTTGGTCCAACACCACCACCTTTCAAATGTAATTGTTCTGTAGTGTTATTTTCTTGGTTGTTGTCCATCTAACAGACTGGTCTGGAGACAATCAGCACTTCGTGAAGGTCCAGCCCACCAGCTCCCCCGCCCTGCTCTCCCCTATGACCACCCGTTCTGGGATGGCCATCAGACGCCTGCAGGACCAGGCGCCGTGTACACGCCGCAGCACGACTATCCCCGGTGAGGGatgggctgtctctctctccctcgcatgCACGCACATGTATCTGAATACATTTTAAATATCTGATGCTGAAGTTGAGATGACAAACAAATGGGCCTTGTGTTGTTTAGCTGGTGTGCTTTGCAAAACTCAGGAATGTTGTAGCTCTCTGCAGGTAAGAAGGTTTCAGATACTCAAGACTAACCTTGGTATTTGCTTGACTTCCAGATCCTAGTATAATACTCGCATGAAGAAGGGGTTGTGGCTCCACAGCTCTTTAGCGTTCTTGTTTTTGTGTTGTCAGCGGGTGCGTAGCTGACTGCAGCTGTATGCCAGCACGCACTGTGTGTACTTTCATCTCAGTTGTGTGCACTTTCAACTCGGTTGATGTTTTCCTTCTCAGTCCCAAAAATCTTTGGATatatttttttgaattttttttcctcccaattacaTCCAgctgattaccccactctccgagccgtcccggtcgctgctccgccccctctgccgatccagggagggctgcagactaccacatgcctcctcccatacatgtggagtcaccagctcttcttttcacctgacagtgaggagtttcaccagggggacgtttcACATAgggggatcacgctaccccccctccccgtttcccctcccccctgaacaggtgccccgactgaccatcggaggcgctagtgcagcgaccaggacacatacccacatccggcttcccacctgcagacagggccaattgtgtccttagggacacccgaccaagccggaggtaacatggggattcgaaccggcaatccccatgttggtagacaacggaatagaccgctacgctacccagacaaatCTTTTCGACTCTAACTGCTCATAAATACTTTAAAGTTGCAACTCCATCCAAACTTTAAAACGGTAAACTAATGTAGGAGCTTTGTATTCAAAATATTAAAGGTTTATTTTCAGTTGTTGGCCAGAGAGATGAATGGCTTAATGGTAAACATTTCGGCTGACTGCTTGGCCTTTTAAGGATTTCTATAGGCTGTATTGTGGTTACTATGGGATGCCCTGTGGTGGCTACGCACTTAAAACCACCTAATGATGCCACAGCATCCGCTAGCCctagaacgttgaatcagttcatctggacacaacatgtgTTGAGAGAAATGATTCATCgtcatcgaagtgacctcttcagtctcacctgactgcaggtatcccacccttataaacaatagagctgcataacgaccgaaaccaacgagcagtttcatatgcaaattaccgtgaacattaactagactttcagtggtcatgtgtactattcacagaggagttgggaatggttgcagacacagcattgtaagatggcatcCATGGGTAACCATCTAGTCATGCCTAGCTACCGCTTAGCTACCGCTAGTCACCATCAACCAAACTCCTAGAAGCCAACCTGCTAGCACTTTCAGCTAGCCCAAACAATTCCTTCATTAGATGGACTTCGATTCCTTTTCTCGTTTTCTGTAGTCAAAGAGGCGTTCCACCTGGAGGAGGATAAATACTACACCGAGGAGGAGTTCctggaggatgaagaggaggaggagacggaCGATGAGGACTACTTTAAGGAGAAAGGGTCAGGGAAGGCAAGGAGGGGCCGGGCCGGCCGGGAGCCCAGGATGAAAATGAGGAGGATCTTCAGGATCACCCAcgggagggagaggcagagaggtGAGCAGGCTTTGCTGGACCCACATAGACCTGAACCAGCACTCCCAATACCACAGGTTTTGTATCGTGTCAGGTCCTCCAGTCACCAAATCAGACATGGTATGACCGATGAGCATAATTAAAGGAGTAGTAAATCTTTTTTGACCTGAAAACATGTTGATGTGGATCAAAGATGGTAGCTCTGATTGTCTTCATGATGAATAAGATGCATCACACGGCAACTTTGAGAAAGAAAGTCCGCTTTTTCTTGCATCCCGGTGGAAAACGTACCTTACCATCAACCACCTGTGAATTGTCCAtgtctctctcgcttcctctcagTGAAAGATTCGGACGGGGTGCTGATGCGCTATAAGAAGATCCTTTACACCTACCAGAAGGTGAGGAGCATGTCCAAGGCCTTCCAGATCCACGGCGTTGACCGCAATACCATGGCCTCCACCTCGCCCATTGCAGAGCTGCTCCTGGTGGCCCCAGAGAAGGTCAGTGAGCAAACCATTCTCCTTTATCTATCACAAGACAGGTGTATCATCTTTCCTCTGACTCGAGAGAAAACGCAGATGTAGGACAGCCCCACGGTGCGGTGGTAGCATAAAACATCGACAGTAGATTTACACCGACGCATCAAACCTCTTATGTGTTGACATTTTGCCTGATGAGGAAGAGGTGTGAATGAAGATGACAACAGGATGTTCTGTGTTCCTAAACCACCTCTTCTCCTCCAGCTGGCGGAGGTCGGGGAGTTCGAGGCCTCTAAGGAGAAGCTTTTGGATTACGCCAGGCGGTGCTACAAGATGATGGACGACGAGACCCACACCAAGGTCCAGGCCATGAAGAAGAGCCACAAGCTCCTGCCCATCTCCTATAGGTTCAGAAACTGACAAATGGGAGAGAAGAAGAGTGTGAGACCGCGTCCCCTCTTTCTCGCTGTACATGTTAAGGAAAGGGGCAAGATTTAGTTTTATTTCGGTCTTTAGGTTTGGACATGGAGACAGCGTCTCGTCCATTTCTTTTTTCATAGCCAAGAAAACGTAAAGAATAACGGTAGAAAAGGAAGACGACACCCAGGATTTGTTGGCCTCAGGGTTTTTGATTCAACATACCTGGTTTATTGTGTTGAAGAAATGTTTTCTTCTTTGTTCACAGAATAACTGCCTCTTCTTTCGGTTTCAGACGCGTCTCCGGGCAGTGTTTTGTGTGTCCTCGTTTGTTGTGCCGATGTTTTTCTGACCTTTTTTTCAGAATTTCAGCTTGTTGGAAATGAAATCTTGTTCATTCTTGGAGCGGTGGCGGCGTTGTGTTTTCTGCCTCAGGTCTTGATTTATTTAAGTTgtaattatgaaaatatattttgttATTGTGTCCTCTTTCGTGCCTACAACCGTTCTGGAAGATTTAGTTTTCTTTTAATCAAATCCGTCTCACGGTTGGTGTCTTACTTTGTGAGGGCAGAGTGTTCTAACTAGTAAACGTGTGCATGGCTTTTGGGTGTTAATACACTCCAGGCGAAGGTTTGCAAAGAAGGCAGAGTTCCTTTCGTTTTCTATCAGACATGTcgaatgtttgtttttgttttgctgccaTCAAGTGTAACTGTGTGTCAAATCATCTGTGAGAAAAGAAACGTGTTGCTGGTTCCCATGCAGACTGCCTTTACTGGTTCCCATGCAGAATGCCTTTGTGTCAGTTGCCTCTGAGACCCTGCAGCTGGAGCAGCACGTGGGGTCTGACCCGGTTCGGTCTGGTTATCATGCTGTAAGTTGCTTCagttgaaggaaaaaaaataaaaacctttcCGCAGCCCAGATCGTTGTCCCTTAACTTTTCTTTGACGAGAAGAACAAAGTGTGCAAGATGAGCAACGCAAAACCAGTGTTCTAAAACGaatatcgccggttcgaatccccgggttgaCCCCggcccggcttggtcgggcgcggGTGGGcgctcggtcggggcgcctgttcgggaggcggggcgggggggactgggaggagtagcgtgatcctcccacgcgctacgtccccctggtgaaactccccacggTCTGGAGAAACTCAcggtctggtgaaactcctcactgtcaggtgaaactcacggcctggtgaaactccccacggtctggtgaaactcctcactgtcaggtgaaactcacggcctggtgaaactccccacggTCTGGTGAAACTCacggcctggtgaaactcc
It includes:
- the LOC130128473 gene encoding coiled-coil domain-containing protein 106-like, producing MAVARGLQAAEVRSSSAELNVTRRAEMYPDSYEVPLLLEENKENVERRSIYHINQNQESVMAEPPQYSPIILINNLRTHLYVSLEKNTWLQKRIEELEDERNFLRCQLDRFIVGMRSQEGEASQKIGVNRSPTSSPALLSPMTTRSGMAIRRLQDQAPCTRRSTTIPVKEAFHLEEDKYYTEEEFLEDEEEEETDDEDYFKEKGSGKARRGRAGREPRMKMRRIFRITHGRERQRVKDSDGVLMRYKKILYTYQKVRSMSKAFQIHGVDRNTMASTSPIAELLLVAPEKLAEVGEFEASKEKLLDYARRCYKMMDDETHTKVQAMKKSHKLLPISYRFRN